A single Micromonospora luteifusca DNA region contains:
- a CDS encoding alpha/beta hydrolase family protein translates to MLPSDEITTPRGPARIDTDLPARPATALLVLGHGAGGSVEAPDLLAVRDASVAAGLAVVRVTQPYRVAGRRAPAPAGHLDEAWTAVLAVLRDRHADMPTVLVGGRSSGARVACRTARAVGAVGVVALAFPLHPPGRPERSRAAELATGLPTLVVNGDRDPFGMPQPGPAVQVLSRPGETHDLRRDPVGTAALVRDWLRAQGWAAAD, encoded by the coding sequence GTGCTGCCCAGCGACGAGATCACCACCCCGCGTGGCCCGGCGCGGATCGACACCGATCTGCCGGCCCGCCCCGCCACCGCGCTGCTCGTGCTCGGGCACGGCGCGGGCGGCAGCGTCGAAGCCCCCGACCTGCTCGCGGTCCGGGACGCGTCGGTCGCGGCCGGCCTGGCGGTGGTCCGGGTGACCCAGCCCTACCGGGTCGCCGGGCGACGTGCGCCGGCACCGGCGGGTCATCTCGACGAGGCCTGGACGGCGGTGCTCGCCGTGCTGCGTGACCGGCACGCCGACATGCCGACGGTGCTGGTCGGTGGTCGGTCCAGTGGTGCGCGGGTGGCCTGCCGGACGGCCCGTGCGGTGGGCGCGGTCGGCGTGGTCGCGTTGGCCTTCCCGCTGCACCCGCCCGGGCGGCCGGAGCGCTCACGCGCCGCCGAACTGGCCACTGGCCTGCCGACGCTTGTCGTCAACGGCGACCGGGACCCGTTCGGGATGCCGCAGCCGGGGCCGGCCGTGCAGGTGCTGAGCCGTCCGGGGGAGACGCACGACCTGCGGCGGGACCCGGTCGGCACCGCTGCCCTCGTGCGGGACTGGCTGCGCGCCCAGGGCTGGGCCGCCGCCGACTGA
- a CDS encoding WhiB family transcriptional regulator — protein sequence MTRARMPRPHEVAAARRDPRLLRAVRERRQDDAWRTRGTCQAVDPETFFPAPNEPADAAVALCRSCDVQGSCLAWALDVGDCHGVWGATTPRERRAMLVAWRGEVEPDPDAVDDAGPPVRDRLLTLVPLS from the coding sequence ATGACACGGGCGCGTATGCCCCGCCCGCACGAGGTGGCTGCGGCGCGGCGAGATCCGCGATTGCTGCGGGCCGTGCGGGAACGACGACAGGACGACGCATGGCGCACCAGAGGCACCTGCCAGGCGGTCGATCCGGAGACATTCTTTCCGGCACCGAACGAGCCGGCGGACGCCGCCGTCGCGCTGTGCCGCAGTTGTGACGTGCAGGGGTCCTGCCTGGCCTGGGCCCTCGACGTCGGTGACTGCCATGGCGTCTGGGGTGCCACTACGCCCCGCGAGCGGCGGGCGATGCTGGTCGCCTGGCGCGGCGAGGTCGAACCGGACCCGGACGCCGTCGACGACGCCGGCCCACCGGTGCGGGATCGCCTGCTCACCCTGGTCCCGCTGAGCTGA
- a CDS encoding SOS response-associated peptidase — MCGRYATTRSSGELSALFESSDDTGGLLGPDHNVAPTDPVPLVRVSPEGHRSLCVGRWGLLPHWSRSAAGAARMINARAETVATSRAYAGSFSRRRCLVPADGWYEWVRRPDGGRQAYFMTPRDGSVLALAGIWSVWGPEGDTRLTFSVLTTAALGDLAEVHDRMPVLLPPERWSSWLVPTDEPERLLMPAPAELLSGLEIRPVGAAVGDVRNDGPHLTARVPAVTPQELTLF; from the coding sequence ATGTGCGGCAGGTACGCGACGACCCGGAGTTCCGGCGAGCTGAGCGCGCTGTTCGAGTCGTCCGACGACACGGGCGGCCTGCTCGGGCCGGATCACAACGTCGCGCCCACCGACCCCGTGCCGCTGGTCCGGGTCAGCCCGGAGGGGCATCGCAGTCTCTGCGTCGGTCGCTGGGGCCTGCTGCCGCACTGGTCCCGTTCCGCCGCCGGGGCCGCCCGCATGATCAACGCGCGGGCGGAGACGGTGGCCACCAGCCGGGCGTACGCCGGGTCGTTCTCCCGTCGCCGCTGCCTGGTCCCGGCCGACGGCTGGTACGAGTGGGTCCGTCGGCCCGACGGCGGGCGGCAGGCCTACTTCATGACTCCCCGCGACGGCTCGGTGCTCGCCCTGGCCGGCATCTGGTCGGTCTGGGGGCCCGAGGGCGACACCCGGCTCACCTTCAGCGTGCTGACCACCGCGGCGCTGGGTGATCTGGCCGAGGTGCACGACCGGATGCCGGTGCTGCTGCCGCCCGAGCGCTGGTCGTCGTGGCTGGTGCCGACCGACGAGCCGGAGCGTCTGCTCATGCCGGCGCCGGCGGAGCTGCTCTCCGGCTTGGAGATCCGCCCGGTGGGGGCGGCGGTGGGTGACGTTCGCAACGACGGGCCGCACCTGACCGCCCGGGTGCCGGCGGTGACTCCGCAGGAGTTGACCCTGTTCTGA
- the aroA gene encoding 3-phosphoshikimate 1-carboxyvinyltransferase has product MGNLTATRPPQPWTAPTASDPVAATLRLPGSKSMTARALVLSALAAGPSTLAGPLRARDTELMASGLRAMGAHVSISDDERWLVRPHPLAGPAHVDVGLAGTVMRFVPPVAGLADGQVTFDGDPHARTRPLGPLVGALRSLGVRIDVTGAGSLPLTVFGTGRVTGGEVVIDASASSQLVSGLLLAAPRFDRGVVVRHVGPPVPSAPHLRMTVQMLRAAGAAVDDTTPDVWTVEPGPLTGRGWDIEPDLSGAVPFFAAALVTGGEVTLQGWPHSSAQPVEQLRSLLQRMGGEVTLSTSGLTVRGTGVVHGLTADLSDVSELTPALTALAMLADSPSVFTGIGHIRGHETDRLTALAHEFTALGADVTEAPDGLEIRPRPLRGGVFRTYQDHRMAHSAAVAGLAVPGIEVDDVGCTSKTMPEFPALWSAMVTGKS; this is encoded by the coding sequence GTGGGGAACCTGACCGCGACCCGGCCGCCGCAGCCGTGGACCGCACCGACCGCATCCGACCCGGTGGCGGCGACGCTGCGTCTGCCCGGTTCCAAATCGATGACCGCGCGGGCCCTGGTGCTCAGCGCGCTGGCCGCCGGCCCGTCCACGCTGGCCGGGCCGCTGCGCGCCCGGGACACCGAGTTGATGGCCTCCGGCCTGCGGGCGATGGGCGCGCACGTGTCGATCAGTGACGACGAGCGCTGGCTGGTCCGGCCCCACCCGCTGGCCGGTCCCGCGCACGTCGACGTGGGCCTGGCCGGCACCGTGATGCGGTTCGTGCCGCCGGTGGCCGGGCTGGCCGACGGTCAGGTCACCTTCGACGGCGACCCCCACGCCCGCACCCGACCCCTCGGCCCGCTGGTCGGGGCGCTGCGCTCGCTGGGCGTCCGGATCGACGTCACCGGCGCGGGCAGCCTGCCGCTGACCGTGTTCGGCACCGGCCGGGTCACCGGGGGCGAGGTGGTGATCGACGCGTCCGCCTCCAGCCAGCTCGTCTCCGGGTTGCTGCTGGCCGCCCCGCGCTTCGACCGCGGCGTCGTGGTGCGGCACGTCGGCCCGCCGGTGCCGTCCGCGCCACACCTTCGGATGACGGTGCAGATGTTGCGTGCCGCCGGGGCGGCCGTCGACGACACCACCCCGGACGTGTGGACCGTCGAGCCCGGCCCGCTCACCGGACGCGGCTGGGACATCGAACCAGACCTCTCCGGCGCGGTGCCGTTCTTCGCCGCCGCCCTGGTCACCGGCGGCGAGGTGACCCTGCAGGGTTGGCCACACAGCAGCGCGCAGCCGGTCGAGCAGCTCCGCTCGTTGCTGCAACGGATGGGCGGCGAGGTCACCCTCTCCACCAGTGGGCTGACCGTCCGGGGCACCGGCGTGGTGCACGGCCTGACCGCCGACCTCTCCGACGTCAGCGAGCTGACCCCGGCGCTGACCGCACTGGCCATGCTGGCCGACTCTCCGTCGGTCTTCACCGGCATCGGGCACATCCGTGGCCACGAGACGGATCGGCTGACCGCGCTCGCGCACGAGTTCACCGCGCTCGGGGCGGACGTCACCGAGGCGCCGGACGGGCTGGAGATCCGGCCCCGGCCGCTGCGCGGCGGGGTGTTCCGCACCTACCAGGATCACCGGATGGCGCACTCCGCCGCAGTGGCCGGGCTCGCCGTTCCCGGCATCGAGGTGGACGACGTGGGGTGTACCTCCAAGACCATGCCCGAGTTCCCGGCACTATGGTCAGCGATGGTGACCGGCAAGAGCTGA
- the rsgA gene encoding ribosome small subunit-dependent GTPase A, whose product MDGFVIAVDRGRYQCVLAGAEHGVVGAELPTVTAMRARELGRKSVVVGDRVSLVGDTSGAEGALARIVRIAERRSVLRRTADDDETTAEGRLERVVVANADQLVIVSALADPPPRTGFIDRCLVAAYDADVEPLLCLTKADLAGPEEVLGYYTELELPYVLNRPDSDLGALRALLGGRVSVLVGHSGVGKSTLVNRLVPDALRAVGVVSAIGRGRHTSTSAVALRLPPVPGVDTDPGWIIDTPGIRSFGLAHVSADSLLHGFPDLVEGTVDCPPNCQHTADEAACGLDAWVAAGKADPRRLASYRRLLASRAGEGDSRGESDQRGPGEGDRRGPDE is encoded by the coding sequence GTGGACGGCTTTGTCATCGCCGTCGACCGGGGGCGCTACCAGTGCGTGCTGGCCGGTGCCGAACACGGCGTGGTGGGGGCCGAGCTACCCACCGTCACCGCGATGCGGGCCCGTGAGCTGGGCCGCAAGTCGGTGGTGGTCGGCGACCGGGTCAGCCTGGTCGGGGACACGTCCGGGGCGGAGGGCGCCCTCGCCCGCATTGTCCGCATCGCCGAGCGCCGCTCGGTGCTGCGCCGCACCGCCGACGACGACGAGACCACCGCCGAGGGCCGGCTGGAACGGGTGGTGGTGGCCAACGCCGACCAGTTGGTGATCGTCAGCGCGCTGGCCGACCCGCCGCCGCGCACCGGGTTCATCGACCGCTGCCTGGTGGCCGCGTACGACGCGGACGTCGAGCCGCTGCTCTGCCTCACCAAGGCCGACCTGGCCGGCCCGGAGGAGGTGCTGGGCTACTACACCGAACTGGAGCTGCCGTACGTGCTCAACCGCCCCGATTCCGACCTGGGCGCACTGCGTGCGCTGCTCGGCGGGCGGGTGTCGGTGCTGGTCGGGCACTCCGGGGTGGGCAAGTCGACCCTGGTCAACCGCCTCGTACCGGACGCCCTGCGCGCGGTCGGCGTGGTCAGCGCGATCGGCCGTGGACGGCACACCTCCACCAGCGCGGTGGCGCTGCGGTTGCCACCGGTGCCCGGCGTCGACACCGACCCGGGCTGGATCATCGACACCCCCGGGATCCGCAGCTTCGGGCTGGCGCACGTCTCGGCCGACAGCCTGCTGCACGGCTTCCCGGATCTGGTCGAGGGCACCGTCGACTGCCCGCCCAACTGTCAGCACACGGCCGATGAGGCCGCCTGCGGGCTCGATGCCTGGGTGGCCGCCGGCAAGGCCGACCCGCGCCGGCTGGCCTCGTACCGTCGATTGCTCGCCTCGCGGGCCGGCGAGGGTGACTCGCGCGGCGAGAGCGACCAGCGCGGGCCCGGCGAGGGCGACCGACGCGGGCCCGACGAGTGA
- the hisN gene encoding histidinol-phosphatase — MTGYADDLALAHLLADRADAIATARFRALDLRVEAKPDLTPVSDADTAVEREIRALLAEHRPADGLLGEEYGAQPASDPNGRRWIIDPIDGTKNFVRGVPVWATLIALYDGDRPAVGVVSAPALGRRWWASAGAGAYAGTGPADGARIGVSAVQRIPDASFCYSSLGGWERAGRLDAMLDLMRTSWRSRAYGDFYGYMLLAEGALDVMVEPELSLWDVAALVPIITEAGGTVTDLSGRPAPAGVPGTESSVVATNGVLHADILTRLDRPAER; from the coding sequence ATGACCGGGTACGCCGACGATCTCGCCCTCGCCCACCTGCTCGCCGACCGGGCCGACGCCATCGCCACGGCCCGGTTCCGCGCGCTCGACCTGCGGGTCGAGGCGAAGCCCGACCTGACCCCGGTCTCCGACGCGGACACCGCCGTGGAGCGGGAGATCCGCGCCCTGTTGGCCGAACACCGGCCGGCCGACGGGCTGCTCGGCGAGGAGTACGGGGCGCAGCCGGCCAGCGACCCGAACGGCCGTCGTTGGATCATCGACCCGATCGACGGCACCAAGAACTTCGTCCGTGGGGTGCCGGTCTGGGCCACTCTGATCGCGCTCTACGACGGCGACCGGCCGGCGGTCGGCGTGGTGTCCGCACCGGCGCTGGGCCGGCGCTGGTGGGCGAGCGCGGGCGCGGGCGCGTACGCCGGGACGGGCCCTGCCGACGGTGCGCGGATCGGGGTTTCCGCCGTGCAGCGGATCCCGGACGCCAGCTTCTGCTACTCGTCATTGGGCGGGTGGGAGCGGGCGGGGCGGCTCGACGCGATGCTCGACCTCATGCGCACCAGTTGGCGCAGCCGGGCGTACGGCGACTTCTACGGTTACATGCTGCTCGCCGAGGGCGCACTGGACGTGATGGTCGAGCCGGAGTTGTCACTGTGGGACGTGGCGGCGCTGGTGCCGATCATCACCGAGGCGGGTGGCACGGTCACGGATCTGTCCGGTCGGCCGGCCCCGGCCGGGGTCCCTGGCACCGAGAGCAGCGTGGTCGCCACCAACGGTGTGCTGCACGCCGACATCCTCACCCGGCTCGATCGTCCAGCCGAGCGCTGA
- a CDS encoding glycosyltransferase, whose amino-acid sequence MRVGLVCAHASSYRHADGPPVGTRQHIARVAAELAERGHDVRLYDRRDDPTLPATMNVDGYQVHQVPAGPPTPLPTAELIPYVTEVGRWLADEWSGAWRPEVVHGHYWVGGLAAAHAVRETDIPVVQTFHSLGIEQLRHLGGHYDGPGQRITLERALTRAVDIAVAQSNDEVDELTRMGLQRSSVALVPAGVDIELFHPDGEAAPREQRPRILSVGSLAAGHGQEDLVRAMRLVGDAELVIAGGPPADQLANHAEARRLRELAEQIGVVDQVRLVGAVPHDQMATWYRSADVVACTPHYSSAGRVSLEAMACGVPVIGYAMGGLADAVVDEVTGRLVPPGDVRALGVSLRRLLADNAGRFAYGHAAVDRVRSSYTWERTAGALERLYERVVSRRKPVEA is encoded by the coding sequence ATGCGCGTCGGCCTCGTCTGCGCGCACGCCAGTTCCTACCGCCACGCCGACGGCCCGCCGGTCGGCACCCGGCAGCACATTGCGCGGGTCGCCGCCGAGCTGGCCGAGCGGGGCCATGACGTCCGCCTCTACGACCGCCGGGACGACCCGACGCTTCCGGCGACGATGAACGTCGACGGCTACCAGGTGCACCAGGTGCCCGCCGGCCCGCCCACCCCACTACCCACCGCCGAGCTGATCCCGTACGTGACGGAGGTCGGCCGCTGGCTGGCCGACGAGTGGTCGGGTGCCTGGCGACCCGAGGTGGTGCACGGGCACTACTGGGTCGGTGGCCTGGCCGCTGCACACGCCGTTCGGGAGACCGACATACCGGTGGTGCAGACCTTCCACTCGCTCGGCATCGAGCAGCTGCGGCACCTGGGCGGCCACTACGACGGGCCGGGACAGCGGATCACGCTGGAACGCGCCCTGACCCGGGCGGTCGACATCGCCGTGGCCCAGTCCAACGACGAGGTCGACGAGCTGACCCGGATGGGTCTGCAACGCAGCTCGGTCGCGTTGGTGCCGGCCGGCGTCGACATCGAGCTGTTCCATCCCGACGGCGAGGCCGCACCGCGCGAACAGCGGCCCCGCATCCTCTCGGTGGGCTCACTCGCCGCCGGGCACGGCCAGGAGGACCTGGTCCGGGCGATGCGGTTGGTCGGTGACGCCGAGCTGGTGATCGCCGGTGGGCCGCCGGCCGACCAGTTGGCCAACCACGCGGAGGCGCGACGGCTGCGCGAGCTTGCCGAACAGATCGGCGTCGTCGACCAGGTGCGGCTCGTCGGGGCGGTGCCGCACGACCAGATGGCCACCTGGTACCGCTCGGCGGACGTGGTCGCCTGCACCCCGCACTACTCCTCGGCGGGGCGGGTCTCGCTGGAAGCGATGGCCTGCGGGGTGCCGGTGATCGGCTACGCGATGGGCGGTCTGGCAGACGCCGTCGTCGACGAGGTCACCGGCCGCCTGGTGCCCCCCGGCGACGTACGCGCACTCGGAGTGTCGCTGCGCCGGCTGCTCGCCGACAACGCCGGCCGGTTCGCCTACGGGCACGCCGCGGTGGACCGGGTGCGCAGCAGCTACACCTGGGAGCGCACCGCCGGCGCGTTGGAGCGCCTCTACGAGCGGGTGGTGAGCCGCCGCAAGCCCGTCGAGGCGTAG